A segment of the Peptoclostridium acidaminophilum DSM 3953 genome:
AAAAATAATAAAAACAGAACTCACTCCCGCAAGCTACAACGCATTTTTTTCCACTATAGAACCCGTTAAAATAAGCAAGGGCTCTGTTATTTTGAATGTTCCAAATGATTTCATGAAGGGTATTTTGGAAGCAAGGTATATGAATATCATTGAAAAATCAATAAACCAGCTATCGTCAGAAAAATATACTGTTAAATTCACAATTGAAAAGGAAGAAGATGACGATGATGATGTATGCCCGGATGAAACCTCTGATTCTACAAAATCTGAAGCCTTGGTATATTCCAATCTTAATCCCAAATATACGTTTGATACATTTGTAATAGGCAATAACAACAGATTTGCCCATGCCGCCTGCGTTGCAGTTTCAGAAGCTCCTTCAAAAGCATACAACCCTCTTTTCATATACGGAGGCGTCGGACTTGGCAAAACCCACCTCATGCATGCCATAGGACATCACGTGGTTTCTCAAAATCCACTTGCAAAAGTTATGTACGTTTCATCGGAAAAGTTTACAAACGAGCTTATCAACTCCATAAAGGACGACCGCAACGAACAGTTCAGAAACAGATACCGGAACGTAGACGTGCTTCTAGTTGACGATATACAGTTCATAGCCGGCAAGGAAAGGACTCAGGAGGAGTTTTTCCATACGTTCAACGACCTTCACGGTGCAAACAAACAAATTATAATCTCAAGTGACCGCACCCCAAAGGAAATACCAACACTCGAGGACCGCTTGAGATCCAGATTTGAAATGGGACTTATAGCAGATATACAGCCTCCAGATTTTGAAACGAGAGTAGCTATACTTCGGAAAAAAGCCCAGACAGAAAATATCGAGATTCACAATGAAGTCATGTCATATATAGCCAAGAATATTAAATCTAACATAAGAGAGCTTGAAGGCGCACTTATAAGAGTTGTTGCGTATTCATCACTCGCAAATAGGGAGGTAACCCTTGAGCTGGCTGGCGAAGCCTTAAAGGATATAATAACACCATCCAGACCTAAGGAAATAACCGTCGAAATCATAAAACAAAAGGTTGCTGAAAATTTCAATATAAAAATGGATGATTTCAGCTCTAAAAAAAGAACACGCTCTATTGCATATCCAAGACAAGTTGCTATGTATCTATGCCGCGAGCTGACAGAGATGTCTCTTCCAAAGATAGGAGAAGAATTTGGAGGCCGCGACCATACCACAGTGATACACGCATACGACAAGATCTCGGATGATGTCAAGCAGGACAACAGCGCTGGCGAAAAAATAAAAAAAATAATAGCTGACCTCAAAGAGTAGTATTAAAATAAGGCTTGTTGAATAGAACAAGCCTTTACTCACTTTTTTTTGCTTTTTATATTTACTAACATATGCAGTTGATATCTACAGCGATTTGTTGATAACATATTCTAATCAGAATTCAATCAAAAAAACTGCTCGTTTTTGATTTTTTTTATCCACACACTTTCAATTCCAGCAATCATTTCATTTTTCAATGTATACAGGAGTTTTCCACATATCAACAGCGCCTACTGTTACTACTAGCATATTTATATTACTTTTTTTATATTAAGGAGGTTGTCCACAATGAAATTGTTGTGCAGTCAAAAAGATTTGTCTCAAGCCATTAACACAGTACAAAGAGCAGTATCTCAAAGAACAACTATGCCTATACTAAAAGGCATACTCCTTGAAACAAGCGGTGACAAACTCAAGCTTATAGGAAATGACCTTGAACTGGGGATAGAAACATATGTTGATGCCCAGACTATTGAAGAGGGATCCGTTATAATTGACTCGAAGCTTTTTGGTGAAATAGTAAGGAAATTGCCAGAATCATATATACATATAGAAAGTGATGAGCAAAATAACATAACAATAAAATGTGAGCATTCTGAATTTACGCTCAAGGGACATTCTCCTGTTGAATATCCACAGCTTCCGGAATTGGATGAAGGTTTACTCTATGATATAGAGCCTCAAAAATTAAAGGATATGATAAGACAGACTGTTTTTGCAATATCACAGGATGAGACTAAACCTTTGCTCATGGGAGAGCTATTTGAAATACAAGGTAACAGCATGAGCTTGGTTGCACTTGATGGCTACAGACTTGCAATAAGCACTTCTACCATAGAAAACACCATAGGAGATATAAGCGTAATAATACCGGGCAAAGCTCTGATGGAAATAAATAGAACAATAAGCGGCGAAGAAGAAAGCATGAGTATGTCATTCACTCAAAAGCACGCACTGTTTAAGCTCGGAAGCACAAGGATAATAACGAGACTTCTTGAGGGGGAGTTTATCAACTACAAGCAAATAATTCCAAAGGATAACTCTCTCGTTGTAACCTCAAGCAGAAGAGAGCTTCAGGACAGCATAGAAAGGGCATCGCTGCTTGCAAGGGAAGGCAGAAACAATCTCATAAAATTTTCAATAACAGACGGGCTAATGATTATAACCTCTAATTCGGAGGTTGGAAATGTGTACGAAGAGGTAAATGTAACACTAGAGGGTGGAAACCTTGAAATAGCATTTAATTCAAGATATCTGCTCGATTCTCTTAAGGTTCTTGAAAGTGAAGAGATGAACATGTATTTTTCAAGCAGTGTAAGTCCGTGCGTGATAAAGCCTGCAGACAATCCAGGATACACATACATGCTTTTGCCGGTTAGAATATCTTCAGGCAGCTAAGGCAATATTAAGACGGCGATTTTATAATTCAAACAGGGCTTATGGATATTTTCCGGCATCCATTAGGATATTGGAGCATTCACAGGCTCTGTTTTTATATTTTATAAAAACAGACACAAATATTTTTGTGCTATAATATAATGATTAGCTTTTTGGTAATAGGATACTAAGGGGGGATAATATTGAAAATAGACATAACCTCTGAATATATAAAGCTGGACCAGCTTTTAAAATATGCAGAAGTGACATCTTCGGGCGGCGAATCCAAGATTATGATTCAAAACGGAGAGGTTAAGGTAAATGGTGAGGTTGAAACCAGGAGAGGAAAGAAGATCTTCCCTGGAGATATAGTGGAAGTCGGCGGTGAAAAAATCGAGATACAGGGATAAGAAGGAGCTTTTGTTAGATGCATCTTGACAGTCTTAGGCTTGTAAATTACAGGAATTATTCGGACGTTGAGATTTCATTTAATCCCAACATAAACATAATAGTCGGAAAAAACGGACAGGGAAAGACGAACATACTCGAGTCGATATATTTTCTGGCTGTAGGCAAGTCTTTTCGAACAAGCAAAGACAGGGAAGCAGTTAAATTCGGCTGCAAAAACGCGTATATAGCATCAAATTTTATAAAAAACGGCCGCAAAAATACGCTGGAGTTTTTAATAGGCAGCAGTTCGAAGGCTGTAAAGAAAAATGGATTAGCACTCCTTAGAATGTCCGAGCTTCTGGGCAACCTCAATGTTGTTGTATTTTCACCTGAGGACATAAGGATACTAAAGGATTCTCCTTCAGAAAGGCGAAGATTTATTGACAGGGAGATATCGCAGATATCACCCAGGTATTATGCCAATTTATCTGATTACAACAAGATACTTAGCCAAAGGAACAACTATCTAAAAAATGACAAGCTGGACATGCCGCTTGTGGAAATATTTGACAGGCAGCTTTGCCATTGCGCCGGAGCAATATATATGGCAAGAAGAGATTTCATAAGCAAGCTGTCTGAATACGCACTCGAATTTCACTCAAGCATAGTGGGCAGGAGAGAGGAATTCAGGATAAACTATATAAACCAGCTGAATATAGGCATGGATGACACGCCCCAGAGTGCGGAGTCTGCTCTTTTTGAACTTCTCTCCAGAAAAAGGGAAGATGACATAAGAAAAAGGAACACGGGGTATGGCCCTCACAGGGATGATATTCAAGTTATAGTGGATTCTTTGGATGTAAAGATATACGGCTCGCAAGGCCAGCAAAGGACTGCCTCGATAGCTATTAAACTTTCCGAGCTTGAGCTTATGAAGGCGGAAACAGGAGAATATCCGGTGCTGCTTCTTGATGATGTCTTCAGCGAGCTTGATGAAAAAAGACAAAAACTGCTCATAGATAGTATCAGCGGCATTCAAACATTCGTCACTACCGCAGAAAATGCACATATAGATATTTTCGAGGGCAAGGAGTATGCAGTATTCAACATAGATGGGGGAAAAGTATTATAGGCGGAGGTAGTTTATGTTTTTTCACCTGGGAGAGAATCATTACATTGATGCTAAGGAAATACTTATGATTATAGATATCAAGTCGGCTCTTAGCTCTAAAATAACTAGAGATTTTATTGAAAAGGCAAAAAACTCTGGAAACAGCGTAATGCTAAGCAGCGGCAAGCCAAAGTCAATAATTGTTGCAAGAAAGAAGATTTCAAAGGGATATGTTATAAAAGCATATTATTCTTCAATATCTTCAACCACTCTGCTTAAAAGGTCTTACCAATATGATTTTTCTTCTTTTGAAATGGAGGTTATATAATGCAAGAATACGGAGCACAACAGATTCAGGTTCTAGAAGGGCTTGAGCCGGTCAGAAAAAGGCCGGGAATGTATATAGGTTCAACAGGGCCAAGGGGGCTTCACCATCTTGTGTATGAGGTGGTTGACAACAGTATAGACGAGGCGCTTGCAGGATACTGCAGTGACATATACGTTTCAATAGAGCCTGACAACTCGATAGTAGTAATCGACAATGGAAGGGGAATACCTACGGGTAAACACCCAAAAACAGGCAAGTCTGCAGTGGAGACAGTGCTTACTGTGCTGCACGCAGGAGGCAAGTTTGGGGAAGGCGGATATAAGGTTTCAGGAGGACTTCACGGCGTAGGTGTGTCTGTTGTAAACGCCCTTTCAGAAAAGCTTGAAGTCATAGTGAAAAGGGAAGGCAAGATATATTCCCAGACTTTTATGAGGGGAGCATCACAAGGGGATCTTGCGGTTGTAGGCGAAACAAGCGAAACCGGAACAACAATCAAATTCAAGCCTGACAAGGAAATATTCGAAGATATAGAATATAAATTTGACACACTCGAGCACAGGCTGAGGGAGCTGGCTTTCCTTAACAAGGGGATCAAGATAATACTTGAGGACAAAAGGTTTGAGAGGGAACAAAAGAAAGAATTCATGTACAGGGGCGGAATTGTTGAGTTTGTAAAACACCTGAACAAGAACAGAACGTCAATACAAGAGGACGTTATATATTTTGAAAAGCAAGTCGAGGATTGCACTGTCGAAGTGGCTATGCAGTATACGGATGGTTTCACGGAAAACATATATTCATTTGCAAACAACATAAACACCCATGAAGGCGGAAGCCATCTTACTGGTTTCAAGGCTTCGCTTACTAAGGTGCTGAATGACTATGCAAGAAAGTACGGCTCGCTAAAGGAAAAGGAAGAAAACTTCACGGGTGAAGACATAAGGGAAGGTCTTACAGCCATTATCTCCGTAAAGCTCACAAATCCTCAGTATGAGGGACAGACAAAGACTAAGCTCGGGAACACTGAGGTAAGGGGAATAGTCGAGGGAGTTACATCTGAGAATCTCGAGGCGTTCCTTGAGGAAACACCGAATTCGGCCAAGATAATAGTCGAAAAATGTCTCAGGGCTCAAAGAGCCAGAAATGCAGCAAAAAAGGCAAGAGAGCTTGCAAGGAGAAAAAGCGCTCTTGAGAGCACATCACTTCCTGGAAAGCTGGCCGACTGTTCGGAAAAGGACCCTGCAAAATCAGAGGTATATATAGTCGAGGGAGACTCTGCGGGAGGCTCTGCAAAGCAGGGCAGGGACAGAAACACACAGGCGATACTGCCTATAAGGGGTAAAATACTTAATGTTGAAAAGTCAAGGCTAGACAAGATACTCTCGTCTGACGAGATAAAAAATATGATAACTGCATTCGGCTGCGGCATAGGCAATGAGCTTGACCTTGCAAGGCTCAGATACCACAAGATAGTAATAATGACGGATGCCGACGTTGACGGAGCTCACATCAGGACGCTTCTGCTTACCTTCTTCTTCAGATATATGAGGGACCTTATTGAAAACGGATATATATATATAGCCCAGCCGCCCCTTTACCAGGTTAAAAAGGGCAGAAAAGAGCATTATGTATACAATGACAAGGAGCTCGAGAAATTGCTTGAAGAGATAGGTAGAAAAGGTATAGGAATACAGAGATACAAAGGTCTTGGAGAGATGAATCCAGAGCAGCTTTGGGAGACTACTATGAATCCTGATCACAGGACGCTTCTCCAGGTTAGTATAGATGATGCAGCTCATTCAGATGAAATATTCTCGATGCTCATGGGAGACAAGGTTGAGCCAAGGAGAGAATTCATAGAGCAAAATGCAAGATATGTAAGCAATCTGGATTTCTAGTAGATAAGATGGGATATCTTGCAGGAAAAATTTTGTCCGGAGAGGAGAAAAGATTTGATGAATTCAGGAGAAAAAGATAAAGTTATTGAAATACAGATAGAAGAAGAGATGAAAAAATCGTATATTGACTACGCAATGTCTGTAATAGTAGGACGTGCGCTTCCTGATGTAAGGGACGGACTAAAGCCGGTACACAGGAGGATACTTTATGCGATGAATGACCTGGGGCTATATCCAGAAAAGGCCTACAGGAAATCGGCAACAGTTGTCGGTGAAGTTCTGGGTAAATACCATCCGCACGGTGACGCATCTGTATATGACGCCATGGTTAAAATGGCGCAGGACTTTTCAATGAGAAAGCAACTTGTTGACGGCCACGGAAACTTCGGTTCTGTGGATGGCGACAGCGCCGCTGCTATGCGTTATACGGAGGCAAAGCTCTCGAAGCTTGCAATGGAGCTTCTAAGGGACATAGACAAGGAGACTGTGGCTTTTGCCCCAAACTACGATGAAAGCAGGGAGGAGCCTACAGTGCTCCCTGCAAAGTACCCGAATCTGCTTGTAAACGGCTCCAATGGAATAGCTGTCGGCATGGCCACATCTATTCCGCCGCATAATCTTGGGGAGGTCATAGATGGAGTAGTGTCATATATTGACAATCCTGAAATAAGCGTACCTGAACTGGTACAGCATATAAAAGGACCTGATTTTCCAACAGGGGGCATAATACTAGGCAAAAATGACATGGAGGCTGCTTACCAAAAAGGCAGAGGCAGAGTAAGGGTTAGGGCCAAGGCTGAAATAGAGGAGACAAACAAGGGCAGAGAGAGGATAGTAATAACAGAGATACCTTACCAGGTAAACAAGGCCAGGCTTATAGAAAAGATAGCAGACCTTGTAAAGGACAAGAGAATAGAAGGAATATCAGACCTTAGGGACGAGAGCAACAGGCAGGGAATGAGGATAGTTGTAGACCTCAAAAGGGATGTAAACTCAAGTGTGGTGCTTAACCAGCTCTACAAGCACACCCAACTGGAAGATACCTACAGCATAATAATGCTCTCGCTTGTAAACGGCGAACCAAAGGTACTCAACCTCAAGCAGATGATATACCACTATGTGGAGCACCAGAAGGAAATAATAACAAGAAGGACCAAATTCGACCTTAAAAAGGCGCAGGACAGGGCCCACATACTTGAAGGCCTTAAGATAGCCCTAGACAATCTTGATGAAGTTATAAAGATAATAAGAGGCAGTTCGGACGGTCAGGTAGCAAAGGAAGAGCTGATAGGCAGGTTTGCACTTTCAGAGCCTCAGGCCCAGGCGATACTCGATATGAGGCTGCAAAGGCTTACAGGGCTTGAGAGAGGAAAGATCGAAACAGAATACAATGAATTAATGGACCTCATAAAATCTCTCCAAGAGATACTAGCAAGCGAGCAAACGCTCATGGGTATAATAAAGGGCGAGCTTAATGCAGTAAAAGAAAAATTTGCAGACAAGAGAAGGACAAAAATCAGGGCTGTCGAAGAGGAAATAAACATAGAAGACCTTATTGAAGATGAGGAGATTGCAATAACTCTAACTCACCTTGGATATATAAAAAGAGTCACATCAGATACCTACAAGAGCCAAAGAAGAGGAGGAAAAGGCATAAGTGCCCTGAGTACAAGGGAAGCTGATTTTGTCGAGCATCTCGTGACAACAACTACTCACAGCAGAGTACTCTTCTTCACAAACAAGGGCAGGGTATACAGGATAAAGGCTTATGAAATTCCTGAAGGCAAGAGACAGGCAAAGGGCATGGCATTAGTGAACATAATACCTCTTGAAAAAGATGAAAAAGTCACAGCTATAATTCCATATATTGAGGCAGAGGCTGAAAAATATCTCCTGCTTTGCACAAAGAAAGGGATAATGAAAAAAACTCTGCTTTCAGAGTTCAGAAAGAGCAAGAGAAATGGACTTATCGCAATAAACCTTCGCGATGACGATGAGCTTATAGGCGTGAAGCTTACAGACGGGTATCAGGAGATAATGCTCGTTACAAGAAAGGGAATGTCTATAAGATTTAGCGAGCAGGATATAAGGCCTATGGGAAGAAGCGCCATGGGTGTAAAAGCCATGACGATTCCAAAGGATGACGAGCTTGTGTCAATAAGTCTTGTGGGTGAAGGTGATGAGCTGCTTGTAGTAAGTGAAAAGGGCTTTGGGAAGAGAACCCTTCTTGACGAGTACAGGCTTCAGTCCAGGGGTGGAAAAGGAATAAAAACCTATAATGTAAACGAAAAGACGGGATTCATAGCGGGTTCCAAGACGGTTAACACAGATGATGAACTTATGATTATAAGCTCCGATGGAGTACTTATAAGACTGAAGGTTGAGGGTATATCTCAGTTTGGAAGGGCGACAAGCGGAGTCAAGCTTATGAAAACTGAAGAGGATGCACATATAGTTTCAATAGCCAAGATACTCGCGGACGAGGATGAAGAATAAGAATTATATTTTAAAATTCAGCTTGTTCTTGTCATGTTAGTTTTCAAATAGAATCTTAGAGCTATACATGGATATTTGTCCTTAGTATGGTTCTAAGATTTTTTTATATAAAATAGAATTTTGATTGAACGCTTTTTGCAAAATGGAGCCTTTTTTATTGTATAATGACAACAAGGGAATTTCATATTTTGGATTTAAACAAAACAAATAAAACTGTCAATAAAAAAATGTTTAATGACTGATTGAAATGTGTATAAATATATTTGTCTGCATATTTTGTGAATGCAAAAATAAAATTTAAAAATGGAATTCCATTCAATTTTATAAATTGGTTGGGGGGAGGTAAATTTGAAAAAGGCTAAATACGTTGCAATTGGAGCTGTGCTTGGAGCTGTTGCCGCGGCATTGCTGACTCCTAAGACAGGCAAACAGCTTAGAGTTCAAACTGTTGCTGCAGCAAAAAAAATAGCAGGCGGGTCAGATAACATCATTGAAGTTATAAAGGAGTTTGTTTTAAATAAAAATATGTCAGCAGATATAGTTCAGCCGGAAGAAGAGATTATAATAAGCAAGGACTACACCATAAAGGAGAACATTGAAAATGAAGGTTAGTTTGTGGGAAGTAAGCCTTTTCATATCTGCACTTGGTTTTTTTGTTTTATGTATAAACCTGTCGTATGCTGTAAGAAGCACTGACAAGATTGTAAGAAAAACTACAGAGATGCTTGAAAAAAATGAACCCAAAATAGATAAAATAGTTGAAAGTACTAGTGGAATAGTTGAAAATGTCAAATTAGTAACCAATGTTTCATCAATTATTACAGGTTTCATGTCAAAGTCAAAAAACAAATAGCAGCCAGGGAGGGAGATACTTTATGTCACTTGTAATCAATAAGAATTTCGACGAGGAAAAAAATGTTTGGGATGTAGCACTAAAGGGAGAAGTAGATATATATACTGCAAACAAGCTTAAGGAAACTCTTATAGACATGGTTTCAGAAAAGCCACAGGATATACTAATAGATGCGTCAAGTCTTGAGTATATAGATTCAACAGGTCTGGGCGTTCTAATAGGAGCGTTAAAGAGATTAAAGCAGCACGACAAGGATATATATATTAGGGAAACAAAGGTAAACGTAAGAAAGATATTCAACATAACAGGACTTGATAAAATATTTAAGTTGGAGGGATAGATTTTGGATGTTATAAAGAATCAGACACTAGATAAGGAGTTGGCTTCTGAAGTTGATGTCATATCAATGACGATCCCAAGCAGACCAGAATATGTAGGCGTAATAAGACTGACTGTTTCAGCTATTGCAAATAGAATAGGATTTAACATTGAAGATATAGAGGATATTAAAGTTGCGGTTGCCGAAGCGTGCACAAACGCTATTCAGCACAGTTATAAAAATGCAAAGAATTTTTATGTTGGATTTGAGGTCGGCATAGACAGCTTGGGCATAATAGTAAAGGATGAAGGAACAGGCATAAAAGTTGAGGATGTAAAAGAGCCTCAGCTAGGAGAACTTAAAGAAGGCGGCTTAGGAATATTCATAATAAAAAGTCTTATGGATGAAGTTAGCTTCAGCTGTGAAATTGAAAAAGGGACAGAAATAAAGATGGTCAAGTTTTTGCATGAGAATTATTAGGAGTGATATTTGATGGCAAAAAAATCTAATAAAAAAACTGGCCCAAGGGATTCTTTTTATGCTGACAAGAGTGACAAAGAGCTTTTTTTACTATACCGCGAAAACAAGGATGTCGATATAAGAAATGAGCTTATAAACAGAAATTTGTATATAGTCGAAATACTTTCAAAGAAATTCATAAACAAGGGCATCGAATATGAAGATATATACCAGGTGGCTTCACTTGGGCTAATATATGCAATAGAAAGGTTCGATACAGACAAGGGTTTTGAATTTTCCAGCTTTGCAACTCCAACCATAATAGGGGAAATCAAAAAATATTTCAGGGATAAGGGCTGGTCTATAAGAGTCCCACGAAGGATACAGGAGCTCTCGAAAAAGGTCAATACTGCAAGTGTATTTCTTCAGCAGCAGCTCCACAGAGTGCCCAAGGTTGAGGATATAGCCAACTATCTTGGCTGCAGCCAGGAAGATGTGCTTGAAGCAATAGATGCCTCATATGTATATAAGCCAAAATCGCTTGATCTTTCATATGATAACGACGGAGACGACAAAGACATACAGCTTATGGATCTTGTGGGAAGCGAGGACAAAAGCTTCACGAATATAGAAAATAAGGATTTTCTTGAAAGGGCCATGTCAAAGCTCAATGAGATAGAGCTAAAGATAATAAATGACAGGTTCTTCAGCAACAAGACCCAAATGGCCATAGCAAACGAGCTTGGTGTTTCGCAGATGACAGTTTCGAGGATAGAAAAAAAAGTGCTGTCAAAACTAAAGAAAGAATATGAGAAGATGTCATTGTAATTGCATAGGGCTATGTTTCAGCTGTTTCATAACATAGCCTTGAATGGCAGGGGATGGTAATTAAAGTTTTCAGGTAAAAAGTATTGACTGAAGGCTTGAAAGCTGTTATATTAGTCTATGTCGCCGAGAGCGGCAGAGAATTGGAACAGAGAATAAATTAAAAACAAACAAAAAGATGTTGACTTTGGAGTCTTGGAGTGATAAGATATATTAGTCACATCGCAAATTGAACCTTGAAAACTAAACAGCAGGCTTATTTTTTAAAGATGGCAAAGCCATCGAAATTATTTAAAGTCAGTGAGACATCGTAAGATGTCAAAGTGAGCTAAAGGGACATAGTCCCAAGGATTTCTTTTTAAGAGTTTGATCCTGGCTCAGGATGAACGCTGGCGGCGTGCTTAACACATGCAAGTCGAGCGAACAAAGCGGGAGGGAGTCTTCGGACAAAGCCCCGCTGCGTGAGCGGCGGACGGGTGAGTAACACGTGGGCAACCTGCCCTATGCACAGGGATAACGCACCGAAAGGTGTGCTAATACCGGATAAAGCGAGATGTCCGCATGGACGACTCGCCAAAGCTTTTGCGGCATAGGATGGACCCGCGTCCCATTAGCTAGTTGGTGAGGTAACGGCTCACCAAGGCTGCGATGGGTAGCCGACCTGAGAGGGTGATCGGCCACACTGGAACTGAGACACGGTCCAGACTCCTACGGGAGGCAGCAGTGGGGAATATTGCACAATGGGCGAAAGCCTGATGCAGCAACGCCGCGTGAGCGATGAAGGCCTTCGGGTCGTAAAGCTCTGTCCCAAGGGAAGATAATGACGGTACCTTGGGAGGAAGCCCCGGCTAACTACGTGCCAGCAGCCGCGGTAATACGTAGGGGGCAAGCGTTATCCGGAATCACTGGGCGTAAAGGGTGCGTAGGCGGTCTTGCAAGCCAGAGGT
Coding sequences within it:
- the remB gene encoding extracellular matrix regulator RemB, with the translated sequence MFFHLGENHYIDAKEILMIIDIKSALSSKITRDFIEKAKNSGNSVMLSSGKPKSIIVARKKISKGYVIKAYYSSISSTTLLKRSYQYDFSSFEMEVI
- the dnaA gene encoding chromosomal replication initiator protein DnaA — protein: MNLNNLWENALKIIKTELTPASYNAFFSTIEPVKISKGSVILNVPNDFMKGILEARYMNIIEKSINQLSSEKYTVKFTIEKEEDDDDDVCPDETSDSTKSEALVYSNLNPKYTFDTFVIGNNNRFAHAACVAVSEAPSKAYNPLFIYGGVGLGKTHLMHAIGHHVVSQNPLAKVMYVSSEKFTNELINSIKDDRNEQFRNRYRNVDVLLVDDIQFIAGKERTQEEFFHTFNDLHGANKQIIISSDRTPKEIPTLEDRLRSRFEMGLIADIQPPDFETRVAILRKKAQTENIEIHNEVMSYIAKNIKSNIRELEGALIRVVAYSSLANREVTLELAGEALKDIITPSRPKEITVEIIKQKVAENFNIKMDDFSSKKRTRSIAYPRQVAMYLCRELTEMSLPKIGEEFGGRDHTTVIHAYDKISDDVKQDNSAGEKIKKIIADLKE
- the gyrA gene encoding DNA gyrase subunit A, with the protein product MNSGEKDKVIEIQIEEEMKKSYIDYAMSVIVGRALPDVRDGLKPVHRRILYAMNDLGLYPEKAYRKSATVVGEVLGKYHPHGDASVYDAMVKMAQDFSMRKQLVDGHGNFGSVDGDSAAAMRYTEAKLSKLAMELLRDIDKETVAFAPNYDESREEPTVLPAKYPNLLVNGSNGIAVGMATSIPPHNLGEVIDGVVSYIDNPEISVPELVQHIKGPDFPTGGIILGKNDMEAAYQKGRGRVRVRAKAEIEETNKGRERIVITEIPYQVNKARLIEKIADLVKDKRIEGISDLRDESNRQGMRIVVDLKRDVNSSVVLNQLYKHTQLEDTYSIIMLSLVNGEPKVLNLKQMIYHYVEHQKEIITRRTKFDLKKAQDRAHILEGLKIALDNLDEVIKIIRGSSDGQVAKEELIGRFALSEPQAQAILDMRLQRLTGLERGKIETEYNELMDLIKSLQEILASEQTLMGIIKGELNAVKEKFADKRRTKIRAVEEEINIEDLIEDEEIAITLTHLGYIKRVTSDTYKSQRRGGKGISALSTREADFVEHLVTTTTHSRVLFFTNKGRVYRIKAYEIPEGKRQAKGMALVNIIPLEKDEKVTAIIPYIEAEAEKYLLLCTKKGIMKKTLLSEFRKSKRNGLIAINLRDDDELIGVKLTDGYQEIMLVTRKGMSIRFSEQDIRPMGRSAMGVKAMTIPKDDELVSISLVGEGDELLVVSEKGFGKRTLLDEYRLQSRGGKGIKTYNVNEKTGFIAGSKTVNTDDELMIISSDGVLIRLKVEGISQFGRATSGVKLMKTEEDAHIVSIAKILADEDEE
- a CDS encoding YtxH domain-containing protein, translating into MKKAKYVAIGAVLGAVAAALLTPKTGKQLRVQTVAAAKKIAGGSDNIIEVIKEFVLNKNMSADIVQPEEEIIISKDYTIKENIENEG
- the yaaA gene encoding S4 domain-containing protein YaaA; this translates as MLKIDITSEYIKLDQLLKYAEVTSSGGESKIMIQNGEVKVNGEVETRRGKKIFPGDIVEVGGEKIEIQG
- the gyrB gene encoding DNA topoisomerase (ATP-hydrolyzing) subunit B yields the protein MQEYGAQQIQVLEGLEPVRKRPGMYIGSTGPRGLHHLVYEVVDNSIDEALAGYCSDIYVSIEPDNSIVVIDNGRGIPTGKHPKTGKSAVETVLTVLHAGGKFGEGGYKVSGGLHGVGVSVVNALSEKLEVIVKREGKIYSQTFMRGASQGDLAVVGETSETGTTIKFKPDKEIFEDIEYKFDTLEHRLRELAFLNKGIKIILEDKRFEREQKKEFMYRGGIVEFVKHLNKNRTSIQEDVIYFEKQVEDCTVEVAMQYTDGFTENIYSFANNINTHEGGSHLTGFKASLTKVLNDYARKYGSLKEKEENFTGEDIREGLTAIISVKLTNPQYEGQTKTKLGNTEVRGIVEGVTSENLEAFLEETPNSAKIIVEKCLRAQRARNAAKKARELARRKSALESTSLPGKLADCSEKDPAKSEVYIVEGDSAGGSAKQGRDRNTQAILPIRGKILNVEKSRLDKILSSDEIKNMITAFGCGIGNELDLARLRYHKIVIMTDADVDGAHIRTLLLTFFFRYMRDLIENGYIYIAQPPLYQVKKGRKEHYVYNDKELEKLLEEIGRKGIGIQRYKGLGEMNPEQLWETTMNPDHRTLLQVSIDDAAHSDEIFSMLMGDKVEPRREFIEQNARYVSNLDF
- the dnaN gene encoding DNA polymerase III subunit beta; this translates as MKLLCSQKDLSQAINTVQRAVSQRTTMPILKGILLETSGDKLKLIGNDLELGIETYVDAQTIEEGSVIIDSKLFGEIVRKLPESYIHIESDEQNNITIKCEHSEFTLKGHSPVEYPQLPELDEGLLYDIEPQKLKDMIRQTVFAISQDETKPLLMGELFEIQGNSMSLVALDGYRLAISTSTIENTIGDISVIIPGKALMEINRTISGEEESMSMSFTQKHALFKLGSTRIITRLLEGEFINYKQIIPKDNSLVVTSSRRELQDSIERASLLAREGRNNLIKFSITDGLMIITSNSEVGNVYEEVNVTLEGGNLEIAFNSRYLLDSLKVLESEEMNMYFSSSVSPCVIKPADNPGYTYMLLPVRISSGS
- the recF gene encoding DNA replication/repair protein RecF (All proteins in this family for which functions are known are DNA-binding proteins that assist the filamentation of RecA onto DNA for the initiation of recombination or recombinational repair.); amino-acid sequence: MHLDSLRLVNYRNYSDVEISFNPNINIIVGKNGQGKTNILESIYFLAVGKSFRTSKDREAVKFGCKNAYIASNFIKNGRKNTLEFLIGSSSKAVKKNGLALLRMSELLGNLNVVVFSPEDIRILKDSPSERRRFIDREISQISPRYYANLSDYNKILSQRNNYLKNDKLDMPLVEIFDRQLCHCAGAIYMARRDFISKLSEYALEFHSSIVGRREEFRINYINQLNIGMDDTPQSAESALFELLSRKREDDIRKRNTGYGPHRDDIQVIVDSLDVKIYGSQGQQRTASIAIKLSELELMKAETGEYPVLLLDDVFSELDEKRQKLLIDSISGIQTFVTTAENAHIDIFEGKEYAVFNIDGGKVL